From the genome of Mycobacterium sp. 050128, one region includes:
- a CDS encoding class I SAM-dependent methyltransferase: MVTTGKVDFSSVRWGSVEWTNLVTLYLRAHESRSRRPILGDHAAAEAVDRIDYDFKRIHRNSLPASNQYLVVLRAKQLDVWCADFLSHHPDAVVLHLGAGLDGRAFRLDVPPAVLWFDLDQPSVIELRRRLYDETERYKMIGSSVTELSWLDQIPTGHPTLVVAEGLLMYVDESGVRQLFARVLDRFDRGELQFDTLSALAPLLSKVLTRGIIKWGIGNARDIETWNPRLRFVEQTPAQAGYEKIDSTVVRWIYRFFNASPFGPYDTLNRFTF, from the coding sequence ATTGTGACGACGGGCAAGGTTGATTTCAGTTCGGTCCGCTGGGGCTCGGTGGAGTGGACGAACCTGGTGACGCTGTATCTGCGGGCCCACGAAAGCCGGTCCCGGCGGCCGATTCTCGGTGACCATGCCGCTGCGGAAGCCGTCGACCGGATCGACTACGACTTCAAACGCATACACCGGAACTCGTTGCCGGCGTCCAATCAGTACCTGGTCGTCCTGCGCGCGAAGCAGCTCGACGTGTGGTGCGCCGATTTCCTTTCGCACCACCCCGACGCGGTCGTCTTGCACCTGGGCGCTGGCCTCGACGGCCGGGCCTTTCGCCTCGACGTACCGCCCGCGGTGCTGTGGTTCGACCTCGACCAGCCGAGCGTCATCGAGCTTCGCCGGCGGCTTTACGACGAAACCGAGCGCTACAAGATGATCGGCTCGTCGGTCACCGAGCTGAGTTGGCTCGATCAGATTCCCACCGGCCACCCGACACTCGTCGTCGCCGAGGGCCTGCTGATGTACGTAGACGAGAGTGGCGTCCGCCAGCTGTTCGCACGCGTGCTGGACCGATTCGATCGCGGAGAGCTGCAATTCGACACCCTCTCCGCGCTGGCGCCGTTGCTCTCGAAAGTGCTAACCCGGGGCATCATCAAGTGGGGGATCGGCAACGCGCGCGACATCGAAACGTGGAATCCAAGGCTGCGATTCGTCGAACAGACACCGGCACAGGCCGGCTACGAAAAGATCGACAGCACCGTCGTGCGGTGGATCTACCGATTCTTCAATGCCTCGCCGTTCGGCCCCTACGACACGCTGAACCGATTTACGTTCTAG
- a CDS encoding amidohydrolase family protein: MKSIDELASNLSFTTAKTGDERSVTFLPDPPRSPRRYTVISVDDHIVEPPDTFTGRLPRKFADRAPRVVDTDSGGQTWVYDNQELPNVGFNAVVGRPVAEYGFEPVRFDEMRRGAWDIHDRVKDMDLNGIYASLNFPSFLPGFAGQRLQQVTKDRDLALASVRAWNDWHLEVWAGSYPERIIPCQLPWLLDPELGAKMIHENAARGFHAVTFSENPAMLGLPSIHSGHWDPIMAACAETETVVNLHIGSSGSSPSTTEDAPPDVQGVLFFAYAISAAVDWLYSGLPSRFPDLKICLSEGGIGWVAGLLDRLDHMLSYHAMYGTWQALGEKLTPAEVFTRNFWFCAVEDKSSFVQRDRIGMDNIMLEADYPHCDSTWPHTQQTIHEEIGDLPPDAIRKFTWENASRLYQHPVPTAVQHDPEAF; the protein is encoded by the coding sequence ATGAAATCAATTGACGAGCTGGCCTCGAATCTGAGTTTCACGACGGCCAAGACCGGCGACGAGCGCTCGGTCACGTTTCTGCCGGACCCGCCGCGTTCACCGCGCCGCTACACGGTGATCTCGGTCGACGACCACATCGTCGAACCCCCGGATACCTTCACCGGCCGGCTGCCCCGAAAGTTCGCCGACCGAGCGCCGCGGGTCGTCGACACCGACAGCGGCGGACAAACCTGGGTCTACGACAATCAGGAACTGCCCAACGTCGGGTTCAACGCTGTGGTCGGGCGCCCAGTGGCCGAGTACGGCTTCGAGCCGGTCCGATTCGACGAAATGCGCAGGGGCGCATGGGATATTCATGATCGCGTCAAGGACATGGACCTCAACGGTATCTACGCGTCGCTGAATTTTCCGTCGTTTCTGCCCGGCTTCGCCGGCCAGCGGTTGCAGCAGGTGACCAAGGATCGCGATCTGGCACTGGCCTCGGTCCGGGCGTGGAACGACTGGCACCTCGAGGTGTGGGCCGGGTCGTATCCGGAACGAATCATTCCCTGCCAGCTGCCCTGGCTGCTGGACCCCGAGCTGGGCGCCAAGATGATCCATGAGAACGCCGCGCGTGGCTTTCACGCGGTGACGTTCAGCGAGAACCCCGCCATGCTCGGGTTGCCGAGTATTCATTCAGGACACTGGGATCCGATCATGGCGGCATGCGCCGAGACCGAAACGGTGGTGAATCTGCATATCGGATCGTCGGGTTCGTCGCCGTCGACTACCGAGGACGCTCCGCCGGACGTACAGGGTGTGCTGTTCTTCGCCTACGCCATCTCGGCTGCCGTGGACTGGTTGTACTCCGGATTACCAAGCAGGTTCCCGGATCTCAAGATCTGTTTGTCCGAAGGCGGAATCGGCTGGGTGGCAGGCCTGCTCGATCGCCTCGATCACATGCTCAGCTACCACGCTATGTACGGCACCTGGCAGGCACTGGGGGAGAAGCTCACTCCCGCAGAGGTTTTCACCCGCAACTTCTGGTTCTGCGCGGTGGAGGACAAGTCGTCGTTCGTACAACGCGACCGAATCGGCATGGACAACATCATGCTCGAAGCCGACTACCCGCACTGCGACTCCACTTGGCCGCACACTCAACAAACGATCCACGAGGAGATCGGCGATCTGCCGCCGGACGCGATCCGCAAGTTCACCTGGGAGAACGCTTCGCGCTTGTACCAGCATCCGGTGCCGACGGCCGTCCAGCATGATCCCGAGGCGTTCTGA
- a CDS encoding class II aldolase/adducin family protein — protein MNTPNPRRGGLQVWAPSAVPPIGVDLSNEQALAVAFRHLAGIGFSENMAGHITWQLDGQTDMLVNPWGLWWQELTASDICLVDSEARVVRGRWDVTPAIHIHTELHRVREDARVVVHNHPYYVCVLAALGRLPELVHQTGALFLDDLCLVGEYDGEIDSANRAADLAARIGGANLTILANHGVIATGRNLPEAVYRAASIERVCKLAYDVMLTGKEPVAMNWADMAGMQRSLIERAADVYWAGAARMTIKADPDVLS, from the coding sequence ATGAACACGCCTAATCCACGACGAGGTGGCCTGCAGGTGTGGGCGCCGTCGGCGGTGCCCCCCATCGGTGTCGACCTGTCGAACGAGCAGGCGCTCGCCGTGGCCTTCCGGCATCTAGCCGGCATCGGGTTCTCCGAGAACATGGCCGGACACATCACCTGGCAGCTCGACGGGCAAACCGACATGTTGGTCAATCCTTGGGGTCTGTGGTGGCAGGAACTCACCGCATCCGATATCTGCCTGGTAGATAGCGAAGCTCGAGTGGTCCGCGGTCGGTGGGACGTCACCCCGGCCATCCACATCCACACCGAGCTGCACCGGGTCCGCGAGGACGCCCGGGTGGTCGTTCACAATCACCCGTACTACGTCTGTGTGCTCGCGGCGCTGGGCAGGTTACCCGAGTTGGTGCATCAGACCGGCGCTCTGTTCCTGGACGACCTGTGCCTCGTCGGCGAATACGACGGTGAGATCGACAGCGCCAACCGGGCAGCCGATCTCGCGGCACGTATCGGCGGCGCCAACCTGACGATTCTGGCCAACCACGGCGTCATCGCGACCGGTCGGAACCTGCCCGAGGCGGTGTACCGGGCGGCATCGATCGAGCGGGTGTGCAAGCTGGCCTACGACGTCATGCTCACCGGCAAGGAGCCGGTGGCGATGAACTGGGCTGACATGGCGGGCATGCAGCGATCCCTGATCGAGCGCGCCGCCGACGTGTATTGGGCCGGTGCGGCGCGGATGACGATCAAAGCGGATCCCGATGTACTCAGCTGA
- a CDS encoding class I adenylate-forming enzyme family protein, which translates to MSAGELDTVGSPAFTDEDPALFRAAGWWSDSTLSDAVRRNAERSPDRVAYSDEPGTSLTWREFDSAADNLAGQLAGIGIARGDRIAVWHGDSSAIHVLFVGIERCGAVVVGIGARAGTREVGALLRNAAPKILISDPKHSDDAARAATESSVSLLILSKDAAAPRLNSDVRPNTVAAESQLGPDDVFLINSTSGTTGLPKCVVHTQNRWHYFHQKAVSNGLLTADDVFLPVIPMPFGFGIWTSHTTPIYLGASAVILDRFTAPAACEAIARHNVTVLCCVSSQLTMLMADRASRDYDLSSLRVVFTGGEAIPYRPAAEFEELTGAKILQFYGSNETGLLSATTVDDPRDRRLRTGGRIVPEMAVRLFDGDQDVTATGRGQPACRGPATSLGYLGGTDHDKLFTRDGWMLMGDICELDAEGYLTITGRTSDFILRAGKNISAAQVEDAVMTHPAIALAAAVAMPDPVFGERVCLYAELADSATLDLPALVSHLLALGVSKELLPERLIVVDEIPRSSGGKIAKGDLRQDIRARMEAEHEHA; encoded by the coding sequence ATGAGCGCCGGTGAACTGGATACCGTGGGCTCGCCGGCATTCACCGACGAGGACCCGGCCCTGTTCCGCGCGGCCGGATGGTGGTCCGACTCGACGCTGTCGGACGCGGTGCGGCGCAACGCCGAACGATCACCGGACCGCGTTGCTTATTCCGACGAACCCGGCACCTCACTGACATGGCGCGAATTCGATTCTGCGGCAGATAATTTGGCGGGCCAGCTGGCCGGTATCGGCATCGCGCGCGGAGACCGAATTGCGGTGTGGCACGGCGACTCCAGCGCGATCCACGTGCTGTTCGTTGGGATCGAGCGTTGTGGCGCCGTCGTCGTCGGCATCGGCGCGCGCGCCGGCACCCGTGAGGTCGGGGCGCTGCTACGCAACGCCGCGCCGAAGATCCTGATCAGCGACCCCAAGCACAGCGATGACGCGGCCCGGGCCGCCACAGAGTCATCGGTGTCCCTGCTGATCCTGAGCAAGGATGCCGCAGCGCCGCGCCTGAACAGCGACGTGCGTCCCAACACGGTCGCCGCGGAATCTCAACTCGGTCCCGACGACGTCTTCCTGATCAACTCCACGTCGGGGACCACCGGCCTGCCCAAGTGTGTAGTGCATACGCAGAATCGGTGGCATTACTTTCACCAGAAGGCCGTCTCCAACGGGCTGTTGACCGCCGACGACGTGTTCCTGCCGGTCATCCCCATGCCTTTCGGCTTCGGTATATGGACCAGCCACACCACCCCGATCTATCTCGGCGCCAGCGCGGTGATCCTGGATCGCTTCACCGCGCCCGCGGCGTGTGAGGCGATAGCCCGGCACAACGTGACCGTATTATGTTGCGTCAGCTCGCAATTGACGATGCTGATGGCCGACCGCGCGTCCCGCGACTACGACCTGAGCTCGCTGCGCGTCGTTTTCACCGGCGGTGAGGCGATTCCGTACCGGCCGGCGGCCGAATTCGAAGAGCTCACCGGCGCGAAGATCCTGCAGTTCTATGGCTCGAATGAAACCGGCCTGCTCAGTGCGACAACCGTGGACGACCCGCGGGATCGTCGACTGCGCACCGGCGGCCGGATCGTTCCCGAAATGGCGGTCCGGCTCTTCGACGGGGATCAAGACGTCACCGCGACGGGTCGGGGTCAGCCGGCATGTCGAGGCCCGGCGACCAGCCTCGGCTATCTCGGGGGTACCGACCACGACAAGCTGTTCACTCGCGACGGCTGGATGTTGATGGGCGATATCTGCGAGCTCGACGCCGAGGGCTACCTGACCATCACCGGCCGAACGTCCGACTTCATTCTGCGGGCCGGCAAGAACATCAGCGCAGCGCAGGTCGAGGACGCCGTGATGACTCACCCCGCAATTGCCCTCGCCGCGGCGGTGGCGATGCCGGATCCGGTGTTCGGCGAAAGGGTCTGCCTCTACGCCGAACTCGCCGACTCCGCGACCCTCGACCTGCCCGCACTCGTCAGCCATCTGCTGGCACTGGGGGTTTCCAAGGAACTGCTGCCCGAACGCCTCATCGTCGTCGACGAAATACCCCGGTCGTCCGGCGGAAAGATCGCCAAAGGCGATCTCCGCCAAGATATTCGAGCAAGGATGGAGGCCGAACATGAACACGCCTAA
- a CDS encoding SDR family oxidoreductase has product MTGIEGKVVAVTGASSGIGAATARLLAERGARLILGARRVERLDEIAGAIRERGGQAGTCRVDVTRREDLERLVGTALDQFDRLDVLVSNAGISKIGPISERDVDGWAAMIDVNLRGVLHGFAAALPVFRRQARGHFVTTVSTAGLKIVPTMAVYAATKNAVRTVMEGLRQESTDGVVRTTSISPGFVDTELDSSIDDVALREQIRRTMNDFGIPPDAVARAIAFAIEQPDDVEIGDITIRPTIQG; this is encoded by the coding sequence ATGACGGGTATCGAAGGCAAGGTTGTGGCCGTGACCGGGGCGAGCAGCGGGATCGGTGCGGCGACCGCGCGTCTGCTCGCCGAACGCGGCGCACGATTGATCCTCGGTGCGCGACGAGTCGAACGCCTTGACGAGATCGCTGGGGCTATCCGCGAGCGCGGGGGACAGGCTGGCACCTGCCGAGTCGACGTCACCCGCCGCGAGGACCTCGAGCGGCTCGTCGGAACCGCGCTCGATCAGTTCGATCGACTCGATGTGTTGGTGAGCAACGCCGGGATCAGCAAGATCGGCCCGATCTCGGAGCGCGACGTCGACGGTTGGGCGGCGATGATCGACGTCAACCTGCGCGGGGTGTTGCACGGATTCGCCGCGGCGCTCCCGGTATTTCGCCGCCAGGCCCGCGGACATTTCGTGACGACGGTGTCGACGGCCGGGCTGAAGATCGTGCCCACCATGGCGGTTTACGCGGCTACCAAGAACGCCGTGCGCACCGTGATGGAAGGCCTGCGCCAAGAGTCGACCGACGGCGTGGTGCGCACGACGTCGATATCCCCGGGCTTCGTCGACACCGAACTCGACAGCTCCATCGACGATGTGGCGTTGCGCGAACAGATCCGGCGCACGATGAACGACTTCGGTATTCCGCCGGATGCCGTCGCACGCGCCATCGCGTTCGCGATCGAGCAGCCCGACGATGTGGAGATCGGGGACATCACCATCCGACCCACGATCCAGGGTTAG
- a CDS encoding DMT family transporter: MLIGFLLALGCSVCYGTASVLQAVAARSVESGGKSGVDAMLLLRAVRQWRYIAGIGLDGVGFLLQVAALRLVPIYVVAAALAASIAVTGIVSAWVLKARLSKAEWTAIGVVCVSLFALASAAGPGHFRHGPAGLGWALIVVAAAIFLVGAVAGRLPDRERALVLGLGAGSGFGVVEIGVRLLDEIDPTKSAFYASPALYAAAAGAAAGFLLFTSALQRGSVTTTVAAMVVGETIAPALVGVLWLGDTARPGWGWLVVLGFVVAVGGTLVLARFGEAPSTAE; encoded by the coding sequence GTGCTGATCGGATTCCTGCTCGCTCTGGGTTGTTCGGTGTGCTACGGCACCGCCTCGGTACTGCAGGCTGTCGCGGCGCGGTCGGTGGAATCGGGCGGCAAATCCGGTGTCGACGCGATGCTGCTGCTACGCGCCGTGCGGCAGTGGCGCTACATCGCGGGCATCGGCCTGGACGGCGTCGGCTTCCTGCTGCAGGTCGCGGCGCTTCGCCTGGTGCCGATCTACGTCGTCGCCGCAGCGCTGGCCGCCTCGATCGCGGTCACCGGCATCGTGTCGGCGTGGGTGCTCAAGGCTCGGCTGTCCAAGGCCGAGTGGACCGCGATCGGTGTTGTTTGCGTAAGCCTCTTCGCGCTCGCTTCTGCGGCCGGGCCAGGCCACTTCCGGCATGGGCCAGCCGGACTCGGCTGGGCGCTGATCGTCGTCGCCGCCGCCATCTTCCTCGTCGGCGCCGTCGCCGGCCGGTTGCCCGACCGCGAACGTGCGCTCGTCCTGGGCCTCGGCGCCGGAAGCGGATTCGGCGTCGTCGAGATCGGAGTGCGCCTGCTCGACGAGATCGATCCGACCAAGTCCGCGTTCTACGCCAGCCCGGCGCTGTACGCCGCGGCCGCAGGCGCCGCCGCGGGGTTTCTGTTGTTCACCTCCGCCCTGCAACGGGGATCGGTCACCACCACGGTGGCCGCGATGGTCGTCGGAGAAACCATCGCGCCGGCACTTGTCGGCGTGCTGTGGCTGGGTGACACGGCGCGGCCCGGTTGGGGGTGGTTGGTCGTCTTGGGATTCGTTGTGGCCGTAGGCGGCACGCTGGTCCTGGCCCGATTCGGCGAGGCGCCCAGTACCGCGGAGTGA
- the fadD1 gene encoding fatty-acid--CoA ligase FadD1, translating to MPETVQQLLRLRRHDDTPAIAHGEVTWTWREHLAEAEAEAAAVMTLADPDRPLHVGAALGNSPPMLRAMAAAALGGYVLCGLNTTRRGAALLSDIQRSDCQILLIDDEHLPLLEGLDLKGIQVLNVGSVRYAEAVAAAPPMTPHREVTAADTFMMIFTSGTSGNPKAVRFAHGMAIMCGASLVFQYDVTAADVCYLAMPLFHSNGVAAGWAVAIGSGALMVPVKFSPSRFIEDVRRYGVTYLNYVGKPLALILSTPERPDDADTTLRMAFGNEATDRDITEFARRFGCRVVDSFGSSEFAVIVVREDGTPPGSIGKPYPGVSIYDPTTLKECAVAQFDEYGALTNFDDAVGELVNTTGAGPFVGYYNDPDATAERMRHGMYWAGDLAYRDADGFIYLAGRTSDWMRVDGENLAAAPIERILERLPQVSQVAVYAVPDERVGDQVMAALVLRRGTDLRPTDFEEFLATQSDLSPKAWPRYVRINDDLPATATNKILKRELIAAGIDAEGGLLLTREPRGTTYTIATQPVSEDAPS from the coding sequence GTGCCGGAGACGGTTCAGCAGTTATTGCGGCTGCGCAGGCATGACGACACGCCCGCGATCGCACACGGCGAGGTGACCTGGACGTGGCGCGAGCACCTGGCCGAGGCCGAGGCTGAGGCGGCGGCGGTGATGACCCTCGCCGACCCGGATCGCCCATTGCACGTCGGTGCCGCGCTGGGCAATTCCCCGCCGATGCTGCGCGCGATGGCCGCCGCCGCGCTGGGCGGCTATGTGCTGTGCGGGCTCAACACCACCCGCCGCGGGGCCGCGCTGCTTTCCGATATCCAGCGCTCCGACTGCCAGATTCTGCTGATCGACGATGAGCACCTGCCCTTGTTGGAAGGCTTGGACCTCAAGGGAATTCAGGTTCTGAATGTGGGATCGGTGCGCTACGCCGAGGCGGTGGCCGCGGCGCCGCCCATGACTCCGCATCGCGAGGTCACCGCCGCCGACACGTTCATGATGATCTTCACGTCCGGAACCAGCGGCAATCCCAAGGCTGTGCGGTTCGCACACGGAATGGCGATCATGTGTGGCGCCAGCCTGGTCTTTCAGTACGACGTCACGGCGGCCGACGTCTGCTATCTGGCGATGCCGCTGTTTCACTCCAACGGCGTTGCCGCCGGCTGGGCCGTCGCGATCGGCAGCGGGGCGCTGATGGTCCCCGTCAAGTTTTCGCCGTCGCGGTTCATCGAGGATGTCCGCCGCTACGGCGTGACCTATCTGAATTACGTCGGCAAGCCCCTTGCCCTGATCCTTTCCACCCCCGAGCGTCCCGACGACGCCGACACGACACTGCGCATGGCGTTCGGCAACGAGGCCACCGATCGCGATATCACGGAATTTGCAAGGCGTTTCGGTTGCCGGGTGGTCGACAGCTTTGGGTCCAGCGAGTTCGCGGTGATCGTGGTGCGCGAGGACGGCACCCCGCCCGGCTCGATCGGCAAGCCGTATCCCGGCGTCAGCATCTACGACCCCACAACTTTGAAGGAGTGTGCGGTCGCGCAGTTCGACGAATACGGCGCCCTGACCAACTTCGACGACGCTGTCGGTGAGCTGGTCAACACCACGGGAGCGGGGCCGTTCGTCGGCTACTACAACGATCCGGACGCCACCGCCGAGCGGATGCGACACGGCATGTACTGGGCGGGCGATTTGGCCTATCGCGATGCCGACGGCTTCATTTACCTTGCCGGCCGCACCTCCGACTGGATGCGGGTGGACGGCGAGAACCTCGCGGCCGCGCCGATCGAGCGGATCCTGGAACGACTGCCGCAGGTCAGCCAGGTCGCCGTGTATGCCGTGCCCGACGAGCGGGTCGGCGACCAAGTAATGGCGGCGCTGGTGCTTCGTCGCGGGACGGATTTGCGGCCAACCGATTTCGAGGAGTTCCTGGCCACCCAGAGCGATCTGTCACCGAAGGCCTGGCCACGCTACGTGCGCATCAACGACGATCTTCCGGCGACCGCCACCAACAAGATCCTCAAGCGCGAGCTGATCGCCGCCGGCATCGACGCCGAGGGTGGCTTACTGCTGACCCGGGAACCGCGCGGCACGACGTATACGATTGCGACACAACCGGTTTCAGAAGATGCGCCGTCCTAG
- a CDS encoding flavin-containing monooxygenase gives MTEVSNVIVIGAGFAGLYAVHRLATSGLSVIGVEAAPDVGGTWYWNRYPGARCDVESADYSYSFDDDLQKSWQWSERFAAQPEILAYLQHVADRFDLRRHYRFGVDVVGATFDLVDRCWHVQTATGQTYAAQFLLCATGCLSAVNRPNIPGVEDFSGEVYFTAAWPREDPDLRDKLVGLIGTGSSGIQVAPIVAAEAQNLVVFQRSANYTIPMPNRPWSIEEQREIQEQYPERRRASAYASAGTPHGTYPKNAVDTEPEEQAEALWKRWREGGVLFAKTFPDQTSDLAANDVARRFAEERIREIVTDPVVATDLIPVDHAIGTKRICTDNGYYASFNRDNVRLVNLRREPIREITPHGVRTSEATYPLEVLIFATGFDAMTGALTRIDPCGPGGERLRDIWHDGPLTFLGLMVPGLPNLFTISGPGSPSVLANMVLHAEVQVDWVIDLIRAARQRGVSEVEPRLDAALAWTDQVARAAERTLFPKAASSWYLGVNIEGKKRTFMPYIGGFGTYRRHCEEVAQHNYAGLVLTTRSKGK, from the coding sequence ATGACCGAGGTAAGTAACGTCATCGTGATCGGTGCCGGGTTCGCCGGGCTCTACGCCGTGCACCGGCTCGCGACATCGGGCCTGTCGGTGATCGGCGTCGAGGCGGCCCCCGATGTGGGCGGCACCTGGTACTGGAATCGCTATCCGGGAGCGCGATGCGACGTCGAAAGCGCGGACTATTCCTACTCTTTCGACGACGACCTGCAGAAGAGCTGGCAGTGGAGCGAGCGCTTCGCAGCTCAGCCCGAGATCCTGGCTTACCTGCAGCACGTCGCCGACCGATTCGATCTGCGTCGCCATTACCGATTCGGTGTCGACGTGGTCGGTGCCACCTTCGACCTGGTCGACCGTTGCTGGCACGTCCAGACCGCGACCGGACAAACATATGCGGCACAATTTCTGTTGTGCGCCACCGGATGCCTGTCGGCGGTGAATCGGCCCAATATCCCGGGCGTCGAGGATTTTTCGGGCGAGGTCTATTTCACGGCCGCGTGGCCACGCGAAGATCCCGATCTGCGCGACAAGCTGGTGGGCCTGATCGGCACGGGATCATCCGGGATCCAGGTGGCGCCGATCGTTGCCGCCGAGGCCCAGAACCTCGTCGTGTTTCAGCGATCAGCGAACTACACAATTCCAATGCCCAACCGGCCGTGGTCGATCGAGGAGCAACGAGAGATCCAGGAGCAGTATCCCGAGCGTCGCCGGGCGTCGGCGTACGCGTCGGCCGGGACACCGCACGGCACCTACCCCAAGAACGCCGTCGATACCGAACCCGAGGAGCAGGCCGAGGCGTTGTGGAAGCGCTGGCGCGAAGGTGGCGTTCTTTTCGCGAAGACTTTCCCCGACCAGACCAGCGACCTGGCCGCCAACGACGTCGCCCGGCGGTTCGCCGAGGAGCGGATCCGGGAGATCGTCACCGATCCCGTCGTCGCAACCGATCTCATTCCGGTCGACCATGCGATCGGAACCAAACGGATCTGCACGGACAACGGCTACTACGCCAGCTTCAACCGCGACAATGTGCGGCTGGTGAACCTGCGCCGCGAGCCCATCCGAGAGATCACCCCGCATGGGGTGCGCACCAGCGAGGCGACCTATCCGCTCGAGGTGCTGATCTTCGCCACCGGCTTCGACGCCATGACGGGAGCGTTGACGCGAATCGACCCGTGCGGACCCGGCGGAGAGCGACTGCGCGACATCTGGCATGACGGGCCGCTGACCTTCCTCGGTCTGATGGTGCCTGGGCTGCCGAATCTGTTCACGATCAGCGGGCCGGGCAGTCCGTCGGTGCTGGCGAACATGGTGCTGCACGCCGAGGTTCAGGTCGACTGGGTCATTGACCTGATTCGAGCCGCGCGACAACGGGGGGTGAGCGAGGTCGAGCCGCGCCTCGACGCGGCCCTGGCGTGGACCGATCAGGTGGCTCGGGCCGCCGAGCGCACGCTGTTCCCCAAGGCCGCGTCGTCCTGGTACCTGGGTGTCAACATCGAAGGCAAGAAGCGCACCTTCATGCCCTACATCGGAGGGTTCGGTACCTACCGGCGCCACTGCGAAGAGGTGGCCCAACACAATTACGCCGGGTTGGTACTGACGACGAGATCAAAGGGAAAGTGA
- a CDS encoding alpha/beta hydrolase, with product MQMDDAVQAMLDQLNAGFPRVETMTGAQARAAAAARRMPVNNIDDVESTTDRAIPGPGGAIGVRVYCPRGAPATDRAAIVFYHGGGFVFCDIESHDGFCRALARGSQAVVVSVDYRLAPEHPAPAAVLDAFAVFCWVIEHAAELGIDPTRTAVAGDSAGGNLAAVTAILCRDQQVTQPVAQVLIYPVIDPSFDTDSYHRYGTGYFNTRAAMQWYWRQYVSAATVVDPPYLVAPARAHSHASLAPAVIVTAGVDPLHSEGCDYARRLRNAEVPVVHRDFPGLFHGFMTIQSFGPATSAQQLVFADLRRLLHPAYKDVSI from the coding sequence GTGCAGATGGACGATGCCGTGCAGGCGATGCTCGACCAGTTGAACGCGGGGTTCCCGCGCGTCGAGACCATGACCGGCGCACAGGCGCGCGCCGCGGCGGCCGCCCGCCGGATGCCGGTCAACAACATCGATGACGTCGAGAGCACCACCGACCGCGCGATACCCGGCCCCGGGGGTGCCATCGGCGTCCGCGTCTACTGCCCGCGCGGCGCGCCAGCCACGGACCGTGCCGCGATCGTGTTCTACCACGGGGGCGGATTCGTCTTCTGCGACATCGAATCCCACGATGGATTCTGCCGAGCCCTGGCCCGCGGCAGCCAGGCCGTCGTGGTGTCCGTCGACTACCGTCTGGCGCCCGAGCATCCCGCGCCCGCGGCGGTGCTCGACGCTTTCGCAGTGTTCTGCTGGGTGATCGAGCACGCCGCCGAACTCGGCATCGACCCCACGCGCACTGCCGTCGCCGGTGACAGCGCCGGCGGAAATCTCGCCGCAGTCACCGCAATCCTGTGCCGCGACCAGCAAGTCACCCAACCTGTCGCGCAGGTGCTGATCTACCCGGTGATCGATCCCTCGTTCGACACGGACAGTTACCACCGCTACGGCACCGGATACTTCAACACGCGGGCGGCGATGCAGTGGTACTGGCGTCAATATGTCAGTGCCGCAACGGTTGTGGACCCGCCCTACCTGGTGGCCCCGGCCCGGGCGCACTCGCATGCGAGCCTGGCGCCCGCGGTGATCGTCACCGCCGGGGTGGATCCCCTGCACAGCGAGGGGTGTGACTACGCACGCCGGCTGCGCAACGCGGAAGTACCGGTCGTGCACCGCGACTTTCCCGGGCTGTTCCACGGCTTCATGACCATTCAATCCTTCGGGCCCGCGACCTCGGCGCAGCAACTGGTCTTCGCCGACCTGCGCCGGCTCTTGCACCCGGCATACAAAGACGTCTCGATATGA
- a CDS encoding Zn-ribbon domain-containing OB-fold protein, translating to MSTEPRPVPEPTPVSKPFWDGLAQHRIVVQYSPSLQRYVFYPRTLAPGTLADDLEWREIDGAGTLYTFTVARRPTGPPWADAVPQLLAVVQWDAGPRISTELVDIDPSDIRIGMRVEPVFYDLPEAGITLLRYRPA from the coding sequence TTGAGTACCGAACCCCGTCCGGTTCCCGAGCCCACCCCGGTGTCGAAGCCATTCTGGGATGGCCTGGCCCAGCACCGAATCGTGGTGCAGTACTCGCCCTCGCTGCAACGCTACGTGTTCTATCCGCGCACGCTCGCCCCGGGAACCCTGGCCGATGACCTGGAATGGCGCGAAATCGATGGTGCGGGAACGCTGTACACCTTCACGGTTGCCCGCAGACCCACCGGGCCGCCCTGGGCCGATGCAGTGCCGCAATTGCTCGCCGTGGTGCAGTGGGATGCCGGACCGCGGATCAGCACCGAATTGGTCGACATCGACCCGAGCGACATCCGAATCGGCATGCGGGTGGAGCCGGTGTTCTACGATCTGCCCGAGGCCGGCATCACCTTGTTGCGATATCGGCCCGCGTGA